The following proteins come from a genomic window of Halomarina ordinaria:
- a CDS encoding ABC transporter substrate-binding protein, producing the protein MSPTRRDGLRRRHVLCGASAALAASAGCLQGFRNLAGRRRSSPLSLSIKTLPTDSDPYAVRIARALSSALEAVGIETRLHPLPREELYRQLLINHDFDLYVAPFVEGNDPDFLRPLLHSQFVGERGRQNPFGYVDFTMDELLDAQRRAAREERPQVVADLLQEVVQTQPFTVVAYPDDILARRTDRFAGWDERPTSSLAYLSVEREDPDATTLTALLRDVRPTRNLNPIAAEYRDRGVVTELLYDALGREYGGAVRPWLATEWEWSDTDDGGLRATVGLREASWHDGRTLTADDVAFTYRFLRDTSLGEADAPVPAERFRGRASLVADASVVDDRTVELAFDDTAHPAATRALTVPILPQHVWHERTGPATVAGVSVDEETTEALVWDNADPVGSGPLRLDTLEESRRVVLAPTDDHFCRTLDGALEDVVVGPAFDRLVFQAVPSDDVAVQTIEAGDADVTATALGAGVLTKLERAAATDSAVEVATDASPVFYHVGYNTRQAPLSNLRFRRAVARLLDREHVVESVFDGHATAAASPLATTDWLPDSLAWNGTDPVLPFPGEDGDLDVERARAEFVDAGYRYHDGALHQR; encoded by the coding sequence ATGTCCCCCACACGACGCGATGGACTGCGCAGGCGGCACGTGCTCTGCGGCGCCAGCGCGGCGCTCGCCGCGTCGGCCGGATGCCTCCAGGGGTTCCGCAACCTCGCCGGTCGCCGCCGCTCCTCGCCGCTCTCGCTCTCCATCAAGACCCTCCCCACCGACTCGGACCCCTACGCCGTCCGTATCGCCCGTGCGCTGTCGAGCGCGCTCGAAGCCGTCGGTATCGAGACGCGACTGCACCCGTTGCCGCGTGAGGAACTCTACCGACAACTGCTCATCAACCACGACTTCGACCTCTACGTCGCCCCCTTCGTCGAGGGGAACGACCCCGACTTCCTCCGGCCGCTCCTCCACTCGCAGTTCGTCGGCGAGCGGGGTCGCCAGAACCCCTTCGGCTACGTCGACTTCACGATGGACGAACTCCTCGACGCCCAGCGGCGGGCCGCCCGCGAGGAGCGTCCTCAGGTCGTCGCGGACCTCCTGCAGGAGGTCGTCCAGACGCAACCCTTCACCGTCGTCGCGTACCCGGACGACATCCTCGCGAGGCGAACCGACCGGTTCGCGGGATGGGACGAACGGCCCACGAGTTCACTCGCCTACCTCTCCGTCGAGCGCGAGGACCCCGACGCGACCACCCTGACCGCCCTCCTGCGGGACGTGCGCCCGACGCGGAACCTCAACCCCATCGCGGCGGAGTACCGCGACCGGGGCGTGGTGACGGAACTGCTCTACGACGCGCTCGGCCGGGAGTACGGGGGGGCCGTCCGCCCCTGGCTCGCGACGGAGTGGGAGTGGTCGGACACCGACGACGGCGGCCTGCGCGCCACCGTCGGACTGCGCGAGGCGTCGTGGCACGACGGCCGCACCCTCACCGCCGACGACGTTGCGTTCACCTACCGCTTCCTCCGGGACACGTCGCTCGGCGAGGCGGACGCACCGGTGCCCGCCGAGCGGTTCCGCGGGCGCGCCTCGCTCGTCGCCGACGCCTCCGTGGTCGACGACCGGACGGTCGAACTCGCGTTCGACGACACCGCCCACCCCGCGGCGACGCGGGCGCTCACCGTCCCGATACTCCCGCAGCACGTCTGGCACGAGCGGACCGGTCCGGCGACGGTCGCAGGGGTGTCCGTCGACGAGGAGACGACCGAGGCGCTCGTCTGGGACAACGCCGACCCGGTCGGGAGCGGTCCGCTGCGTCTGGACACGCTCGAGGAGAGCCGCCGGGTCGTCCTCGCCCCGACCGACGACCACTTCTGCAGGACGCTCGACGGCGCACTCGAGGACGTCGTCGTCGGCCCCGCGTTCGACCGTCTCGTCTTCCAGGCCGTCCCCTCCGACGACGTCGCGGTCCAGACCATCGAAGCGGGCGACGCCGACGTGACGGCGACCGCGCTCGGGGCGGGAGTGCTGACCAAACTCGAGCGGGCCGCCGCCACCGACTCCGCCGTCGAGGTGGCCACCGACGCCTCGCCGGTGTTCTACCACGTCGGCTACAACACCCGGCAGGCACCCCTCTCGAACCTCCGGTTCCGTCGGGCTGTCGCTCGCCTGCTCGACAGGGAACACGTCGTCGAGTCGGTGTTCGACGGCCACGCGACCGCCGCCGCGAGCCCCCTCGCCACGACCGACTGGCTCCCCGACTCGCTCGCGTGGAACGGTACCGACCCCGTCCTCCCCTTCCCCGGGGAGGACGGCGACCTCGACGTCGAGCGCGCCCGCGCCGAGTTCGTCGACGCGGGCTACCGCTACCACGACGGCGCCCTCCACCAGCGGTGA
- a CDS encoding DUF7550 family protein, translated as MSDHDDHADHESTTPEPRPDERQTAPQGPYSRGQVVTGFVVALVGLAVVFGVPIALTLA; from the coding sequence ATGAGCGACCACGACGACCACGCTGACCACGAGAGCACGACCCCCGAACCCCGTCCGGACGAGCGCCAGACCGCCCCGCAGGGACCGTACAGCCGCGGACAGGTCGTCACCGGTTTCGTCGTCGCGCTCGTCGGTCTCGCCGTCGTCTTCGGCGTCCCCATCGCACTCACGCTCGCGTGA
- the hisF gene encoding imidazole glycerol phosphate synthase subunit HisF, which translates to MLTKRIIPCIDVDLDEDGNAAVYTGVNFENLQYTGDPVELAKKYNEAGADEFVFLDITASADGRETMLSVVEQVADECFIPLTVGGGIRTREDIKETLRAGADKVSITTGALERPELITEGAAAFGSQCIVISVDARRRYDEAGEHFVEVDGESCWFECTKKGGREGTGVDVVEWSREAEEHGAGELFVNSIDADGTKDGYDIPLTSAVCDTVSTPVIASSGCGGPEDAYEVFTEAGADAALAASIFHFGEYTIDEVKAYLDDRDVPVRR; encoded by the coding sequence ATGCTGACCAAGCGGATCATCCCCTGTATCGACGTGGACCTGGACGAGGACGGGAACGCGGCGGTGTACACGGGGGTCAACTTCGAGAACCTCCAGTACACGGGCGACCCCGTCGAACTGGCGAAGAAGTACAACGAGGCCGGCGCCGACGAGTTCGTCTTCCTCGACATCACGGCGAGCGCCGACGGCCGCGAGACGATGCTCTCGGTCGTCGAGCAGGTCGCCGACGAGTGTTTCATCCCGCTCACCGTCGGCGGCGGCATCCGCACCCGCGAGGACATCAAGGAGACCCTCCGGGCGGGCGCGGACAAGGTGTCGATAACCACGGGCGCGCTCGAACGCCCCGAACTCATCACCGAGGGGGCCGCCGCCTTCGGCAGCCAGTGCATCGTCATCAGCGTGGACGCCCGCCGACGGTACGACGAGGCGGGCGAGCACTTCGTCGAGGTCGACGGGGAGTCCTGCTGGTTCGAGTGCACGAAGAAGGGCGGTCGGGAGGGGACGGGCGTCGACGTCGTCGAGTGGTCGCGCGAGGCCGAGGAGCACGGCGCGGGCGAACTGTTCGTCAACTCCATCGACGCCGACGGCACCAAGGACGGCTACGACATCCCGCTGACGAGCGCCGTCTGTGACACCGTCTCGACGCCCGTCATCGCCTCGTCCGGCTGTGGCGGCCCCGAGGACGCCTACGAAGTGTTCACCGAGGCGGGCGCCGACGCCGCCCTCGCCGCCTCCATCTTCCACTTCGGCGAGTACACCATCGACGAGGTCAAGGCCTACCTCGACGACCGGGACGTCCCGGTCCGTCGCTGA
- a CDS encoding DNA-directed RNA polymerase subunit L, with protein sequence MELRVIDNEPTELSIEIAGEDHTFMNVLKGALLETAGVTAATYDVNPEQSGGQTDPILTVKTDGEVDPLDALEAAARNVKDKTTAFRDAFQSAA encoded by the coding sequence ATGGAACTCCGGGTCATCGACAACGAGCCGACGGAACTCTCTATCGAGATCGCCGGCGAGGACCACACCTTCATGAACGTGCTGAAGGGGGCGCTCCTGGAGACGGCGGGCGTCACCGCCGCGACCTACGACGTGAACCCCGAGCAGTCGGGCGGCCAGACCGACCCCATCCTGACGGTCAAGACCGACGGGGAGGTCGACCCGCTCGACGCGCTCGAGGCCGCCGCCCGCAACGTCAAGGACAAGACGACCGCCTTCCGCGACGCCTTCCAGTCCGCGGCGTAG
- a CDS encoding long-chain-fatty-acid--CoA ligase: protein MVTTIGDTLEQSADKYPDRAAVVYPRRGQRWTFAEFDAEVNRLADALADLGVERGDRVSTVLYNGSELVLTVYACAKLGAVFNPLNYRLPAGEVEFILGDAESSVVVFEAATREAVAGARPDLETVEEYLYVDGPAAPTGEGSETTDLPEFADDFYDVLATGSTDPPSATVSEDDVYAFIYTSGTTGRPKGVVHEHRDMVEHSLICLAESGIDKNAVGLSVLPLYHCAELHANLFPRVQVGATSIIHHEFDPVATLRAIEEYGVTQLFCAPTAWNALLQVVPDLDVDVSSLEIGFYGAAPMPRRVLDGCMEHFTEDYLQAYGMTEIGPCGTFQHPDEQLSKQGSAGLPALGHDMRIVRPNRAPDEVVERGEVGEILFSGPCTMREYWNRPDATAESLREAEGKTWYYTGDLGYRDEDGYLFVVDRKDDMILSGGENIYPTEVEDVLFSHDDVVEAAVVGEPDEEWGERVVAYVVTASGGEPAEALDAHVRASDGVADFKRPRTYYFVDELPKNPSGKVQKFRLRDDEAAASGETV from the coding sequence ATGGTTACCACGATAGGTGATACCCTCGAACAGTCCGCCGACAAGTACCCGGACCGCGCGGCCGTCGTCTACCCGCGACGCGGCCAGCGCTGGACGTTCGCCGAGTTCGACGCCGAGGTGAACCGCCTCGCGGACGCCCTCGCCGACCTCGGCGTCGAGCGGGGCGACCGGGTATCGACGGTCCTCTACAACGGGAGCGAACTCGTCCTCACGGTGTACGCCTGCGCGAAACTCGGTGCCGTGTTCAACCCGCTGAACTACCGCCTCCCCGCGGGCGAGGTCGAGTTCATCCTCGGCGACGCCGAGTCGAGCGTCGTCGTCTTCGAGGCGGCCACCCGCGAGGCCGTCGCCGGGGCGCGCCCCGACCTGGAGACCGTCGAGGAGTACCTCTACGTCGACGGCCCGGCAGCGCCGACGGGCGAGGGGAGCGAGACGACCGACCTCCCCGAGTTCGCCGACGACTTCTACGACGTGCTCGCGACGGGAAGCACCGACCCGCCGAGCGCGACGGTGTCGGAGGACGACGTCTACGCGTTCATCTACACCTCGGGGACGACGGGCCGGCCGAAGGGCGTCGTCCACGAGCACCGCGACATGGTCGAGCACAGCCTCATCTGCCTCGCCGAGAGCGGCATCGACAAGAACGCCGTCGGGCTGTCGGTCCTGCCGCTGTACCACTGCGCGGAACTCCACGCCAACCTCTTCCCGCGGGTCCAGGTCGGCGCCACCTCGATAATCCACCACGAGTTCGACCCGGTGGCGACCCTGCGGGCGATAGAGGAGTACGGGGTCACCCAGCTGTTCTGCGCGCCGACGGCGTGGAACGCCCTCCTGCAGGTCGTCCCGGACCTCGACGTGGACGTCTCCTCGCTCGAAATCGGGTTCTACGGGGCGGCGCCGATGCCCCGGCGCGTCCTCGACGGGTGCATGGAACACTTCACCGAGGACTACCTGCAGGCCTACGGGATGACCGAAATCGGCCCCTGCGGGACGTTCCAGCACCCCGACGAACAGCTCTCGAAACAGGGGTCGGCGGGGCTGCCGGCGCTCGGCCACGACATGCGCATCGTCAGGCCGAACCGCGCCCCCGACGAGGTGGTCGAGCGGGGCGAGGTCGGCGAGATACTCTTCTCGGGGCCCTGCACCATGCGCGAGTACTGGAACCGCCCCGACGCCACCGCCGAGTCGCTGCGCGAGGCGGAGGGGAAGACCTGGTACTACACGGGGGACCTGGGCTACCGCGACGAGGACGGCTACCTGTTCGTCGTCGACCGGAAGGACGACATGATACTCTCGGGCGGCGAGAACATCTACCCCACCGAAGTCGAGGACGTGCTGTTCTCCCACGACGACGTGGTCGAGGCGGCCGTCGTCGGCGAACCGGACGAGGAGTGGGGCGAGCGCGTCGTCGCCTACGTCGTCACGGCGAGCGGGGGCGAACCCGCCGAGGCGCTCGACGCCCACGTGCGAGCGAGCGACGGCGTGGCGGACTTCAAGCGCCCGCGCACCTACTACTTCGTCGACGAACTGCCGAAGAACCCGAGCGGGAAGGTCCAGAAGTTCAGGCTCCGCGACGACGAGGCGGCCGCGAGCGGCGAGACGGTCTGA
- a CDS encoding 3-hydroxyacyl-CoA dehydrogenase/enoyl-CoA hydratase family protein has protein sequence MELGDIDRVAVLGAGNMGHGIAEVVALAGYDVRMRDIEEDIVEEGYDQMAWSLEKLAEKGLVDEDPETVLARVETTVDLREAVADADLVIEVAPEQMSIKKEVFAEVDDYAPEDAILASNTSSLSITEIASATDRPGQVVGTHFFNPPVKMDLVEVIYGAETTDETAELAYAFVEAIDKTPIYVRKDVNGFVVNSVLGPFGDEAAWMVSEGEATVEQADAAMVHRKGYPMGPFELSDLTGIDIGYHVRKEAGKPIPPIVQEKVDAGDLGQKTGRGYYEYEDGEGTTYEPGDGEGFDTLRVEARMINEAAKLVGNDVATAEAIDTGMRLGGGYPEGPCRRADKYGLDTVLEKLRSLHDATGEERYEPADYLVDLVESGKTGEDAGAGFYDYGGGDERDYQFLNADLDDRGVLAVELDRPERLNALSRDLMDEIVHVLDTADLDEVRCVTFEGAGDRAFCAGADIGGFGGLAPTDAMDVTEVFATVAAFPRPTLAKIDGFCLGGGHELALACDLRIATEGSEFGFPEITLGLIPGGGGTQRAMRMLSECRAKELVFRGNRIGADRAEEWGLINRAVPAEEFDACVDEFVTDIVEGPPIALEVAKSVMDEGADATLDAGLKLESQGFGLLTSTEDMKEGTTAFAEKRDPEFEGR, from the coding sequence ATGGAGTTAGGTGACATCGACCGCGTCGCCGTACTGGGCGCGGGGAACATGGGGCACGGCATCGCGGAAGTCGTCGCGCTCGCGGGCTACGACGTCCGGATGCGTGACATCGAGGAAGACATCGTCGAGGAGGGCTACGACCAGATGGCCTGGAGCCTGGAGAAACTCGCCGAGAAGGGCCTCGTCGACGAGGACCCGGAGACGGTGCTCGCGCGGGTGGAGACGACCGTCGACCTCCGCGAGGCCGTCGCGGACGCCGACCTCGTCATCGAGGTCGCCCCCGAGCAGATGAGCATCAAGAAGGAGGTGTTCGCCGAGGTGGACGACTACGCCCCGGAGGACGCGATACTCGCCTCGAACACCTCCTCGCTCTCCATCACGGAGATAGCGAGCGCGACCGACCGCCCCGGACAGGTCGTCGGGACGCACTTCTTCAACCCGCCGGTGAAGATGGACCTCGTCGAGGTCATCTACGGCGCGGAGACGACCGACGAGACGGCGGAACTCGCCTACGCGTTCGTCGAGGCCATCGACAAGACGCCCATCTACGTCCGCAAGGACGTCAACGGCTTCGTCGTCAACTCCGTGCTCGGCCCGTTCGGCGACGAGGCGGCGTGGATGGTCAGCGAGGGCGAGGCCACAGTCGAACAGGCCGACGCGGCGATGGTCCACCGGAAGGGCTACCCGATGGGACCGTTCGAACTCTCTGACCTGACGGGCATCGACATCGGCTACCACGTCCGCAAGGAGGCGGGCAAGCCCATCCCGCCCATCGTCCAGGAGAAGGTGGACGCGGGCGACCTCGGCCAGAAGACCGGACGGGGGTACTACGAGTACGAGGACGGCGAGGGGACGACGTACGAACCCGGCGACGGCGAGGGGTTCGACACGCTCCGCGTCGAGGCGCGGATGATAAACGAGGCGGCGAAACTCGTCGGGAACGACGTCGCCACGGCCGAGGCCATCGACACGGGGATGCGCCTCGGCGGGGGCTATCCCGAGGGACCGTGCCGACGCGCCGACAAATACGGCCTCGACACCGTCCTCGAGAAACTGCGCTCGCTCCACGACGCGACCGGCGAGGAACGCTACGAACCCGCCGACTACCTCGTGGACCTCGTCGAGTCGGGGAAGACGGGGGAGGACGCCGGCGCGGGGTTCTACGACTACGGTGGGGGGGACGAGCGCGACTACCAGTTCCTGAACGCCGACCTCGACGACCGGGGCGTCCTCGCGGTCGAACTCGACCGCCCCGAGCGCCTGAACGCGCTCTCGCGCGACCTGATGGACGAGATCGTCCACGTCCTCGACACCGCCGATCTCGACGAGGTGCGCTGCGTCACGTTCGAGGGGGCGGGCGACCGGGCGTTCTGCGCGGGCGCCGACATCGGCGGCTTCGGGGGGTTGGCGCCGACCGACGCGATGGACGTCACGGAGGTGTTCGCGACGGTCGCCGCCTTCCCGCGACCCACCCTCGCGAAGATAGACGGCTTCTGTCTGGGCGGCGGGCACGAACTCGCGCTGGCGTGTGACCTCCGCATCGCCACCGAGGGCTCGGAGTTCGGCTTCCCCGAGATAACGCTCGGCCTCATCCCCGGCGGCGGCGGCACCCAGCGCGCGATGCGGATGCTGAGCGAGTGTCGCGCGAAGGAACTCGTCTTCCGGGGGAACCGCATCGGCGCCGACCGCGCCGAGGAGTGGGGGCTCATCAACCGGGCCGTCCCGGCCGAGGAGTTCGACGCGTGCGTCGACGAGTTCGTCACCGACATCGTCGAGGGACCGCCAATCGCCCTCGAGGTCGCGAAGTCCGTCATGGACGAGGGGGCGGACGCGACCCTCGACGCCGGCCTCAAACTCGAGAGCCAGGGCTTCGGCCTGCTCACCAGCACGGAGGACATGAAGGAGGGGACCACCGCGTTCGCGGAGAAACGCGACCCCGAGTTCGAGGGGCGCTGA
- a CDS encoding PaaI family thioesterase, which yields MSAEGECEDAPAAATVERRLRDEVGDHGLFQWLDVDFEVLEPGRVAMTVPFDEKFANLTSGTMHGGVTATLVDTVSGFALRSTFDDPERTFLTTTDLDVRYVRPVRDDVRAVGEVVRAGGSMGVTDVTVTSETPEGERKTVATGATSYRLFRGEES from the coding sequence ATGAGCGCCGAGGGCGAGTGCGAGGACGCGCCGGCGGCCGCGACGGTCGAGCGCCGCCTCCGCGATGAGGTCGGCGACCACGGCCTCTTCCAGTGGTTGGACGTCGACTTCGAGGTGCTGGAACCGGGCCGGGTCGCCATGACCGTCCCCTTCGACGAGAAGTTCGCCAACCTCACCAGCGGGACGATGCACGGCGGGGTGACGGCGACGCTCGTCGACACGGTCAGCGGGTTCGCCCTCCGCTCGACGTTCGACGACCCGGAGCGGACGTTCCTCACGACGACGGACCTCGACGTGCGCTACGTCCGGCCCGTCCGCGACGACGTGCGCGCCGTCGGCGAGGTGGTCCGCGCCGGGGGGTCGATGGGCGTCACCGACGTGACGGTGACGAGCGAGACGCCCGAAGGCGAGCGAAAGACCGTCGCCACCGGGGCGACGAGTTACCGACTCTTCCGGGGTGAGGAGTCGTGA
- a CDS encoding MaoC/PaaZ C-terminal domain-containing protein: MSERESVFERTAVGGRVTTQGRTVTGADVTNFAGVSGDFNHLHTDAESMADSGFGERIAHGALVFSMMTGLLWQSRSKEERDAVVAFYGVDRLRFRAPTFIGDTIHVELEVTEKEPRDHPVGNGVVTYDAEVVKGDGTVVLSCELRSLLA; the protein is encoded by the coding sequence GTGAGCGAGCGCGAGAGCGTCTTCGAGCGCACGGCGGTCGGCGGGCGCGTCACCACGCAGGGACGCACCGTCACCGGCGCGGACGTGACCAACTTCGCCGGCGTCAGCGGCGACTTCAACCACCTGCACACGGACGCCGAGTCGATGGCCGACTCGGGGTTCGGCGAGCGCATCGCCCACGGCGCGCTCGTCTTCTCGATGATGACGGGGTTGCTCTGGCAGTCCCGGAGCAAGGAGGAGCGCGACGCCGTCGTCGCCTTCTACGGCGTCGACCGCCTGCGCTTCCGGGCACCGACGTTCATCGGCGACACGATACACGTCGAACTCGAGGTCACGGAGAAGGAACCGCGCGACCACCCCGTCGGCAACGGCGTCGTCACCTACGACGCGGAGGTGGTGAAGGGCGACGGGACCGTCGTGCTCTCCTGCGAACTGCGGTCGCTGCTGGCCTAG
- a CDS encoding CPBP family intramembrane glutamic endopeptidase has product MVVSSRSDRSPRARVVAVVAAVLLAAVGLGAGVALVNLVALVLPAVGVPITRGLSLVLSLVFVQGIGVLLVAGAYLWWTGRGRSFVGVRVPTTRDLVWIVSGYVLAMVANFGVGIARLLLGVESAQNSVIDIVLPQPELLLLLIPASFLLVGPGEELLFRGIVQGRLRESFGPIVGIGLATLIFIVVHYPSLTGTPEGRAVYIAGLALPALVFAVAYEATDNVVVPAVIHGAYNATLFALAYVALTYAPEGGTQMETAAVEAALLFLPF; this is encoded by the coding sequence ATGGTCGTCTCCTCGCGTAGTGACCGCTCTCCACGCGCCCGCGTCGTCGCTGTGGTCGCCGCCGTCCTCCTCGCGGCCGTCGGTCTGGGAGCGGGCGTCGCCCTCGTGAACCTCGTCGCCCTCGTCCTCCCGGCGGTCGGCGTCCCCATCACCCGTGGCCTCAGCCTCGTCCTCTCGCTCGTGTTCGTCCAGGGTATCGGGGTGTTGCTCGTCGCGGGCGCGTACCTCTGGTGGACCGGCCGCGGCCGGTCGTTCGTCGGCGTCCGCGTCCCGACCACGCGCGACCTCGTCTGGATCGTCAGCGGCTACGTGCTGGCGATGGTCGCCAACTTCGGCGTGGGCATCGCTCGCCTCCTCCTCGGCGTCGAGTCCGCCCAGAACAGCGTCATCGACATCGTCCTCCCGCAACCCGAACTCCTGCTGTTGCTCATTCCCGCCTCGTTCCTCCTCGTGGGGCCGGGCGAGGAACTCCTCTTCCGGGGCATCGTCCAGGGTCGCCTCCGCGAGTCGTTCGGTCCTATCGTCGGTATCGGTCTGGCGACGCTCATCTTCATCGTCGTCCACTACCCCTCGCTGACCGGCACGCCGGAGGGACGCGCCGTCTACATCGCGGGGCTCGCGCTCCCGGCGCTCGTGTTCGCCGTCGCCTACGAGGCGACCGACAACGTCGTCGTCCCGGCGGTCATCCACGGCGCGTACAACGCCACGCTGTTCGCGCTGGCCTACGTGGCGCTGACGTACGCGCCCGAGGGCGGGACGCAGATGGAGACCGCCGCCGTCGAGGCGGCGCTCCTGTTCCTGCCGTTCTAG
- a CDS encoding Lrp/AsnC family transcriptional regulator, whose product MSTPGTNTDPEEAPDWDFKERDVLILKELSADSQLSSRELARILDEKHGIEVSHVTVSESIRGMREQGVFREAIVPNEEYFIFGMFEFKLNPEHFAETWRDALRYIQESPNTLLMFLSDGEYQWKSVMMFPNRAAESKWIHEFYKEHGTAVQNLRNSVVHNVLKFRTDPDILGSLYQE is encoded by the coding sequence ATGAGCACCCCTGGCACGAACACCGACCCCGAAGAGGCCCCCGACTGGGACTTCAAGGAACGCGACGTCCTCATCCTGAAGGAGCTGTCGGCGGACTCACAGCTCTCCTCGCGGGAACTGGCGCGCATCCTCGACGAGAAACACGGCATCGAGGTGTCGCACGTCACCGTCAGCGAGTCCATCCGGGGGATGCGCGAACAGGGCGTCTTCCGGGAGGCCATCGTCCCCAACGAGGAGTACTTCATCTTCGGGATGTTCGAGTTCAAACTCAACCCGGAGCACTTCGCCGAGACGTGGCGCGACGCCCTGCGGTACATCCAGGAGTCGCCGAACACGCTGCTCATGTTCCTCTCCGACGGGGAGTACCAGTGGAAGTCGGTGATGATGTTCCCCAACCGCGCGGCGGAGTCGAAGTGGATACACGAGTTCTACAAGGAACACGGCACGGCCGTCCAGAACCTCCGCAACTCCGTGGTCCACAACGTCCTGAAGTTCCGGACCGACCCGGACATCCTCGGCAGCCTCTATCAGGAGTGA